Proteins from one Desmodus rotundus isolate HL8 chromosome 9, HLdesRot8A.1, whole genome shotgun sequence genomic window:
- the LOC128779276 gene encoding keratin-associated protein 9-3-like — MACCNTSFCGFPSCSCGTCGSGCCQSSCCQPTCCQTSCCQPTCCQTSCCQPSCCQPTCCQTSCCQPSCCGTGCGTSCGTGCGQGGGCGAMSCRTRWCRPDCRVEDTCLPPCCVVSCTPPTCCQLHHAQASCCRPSYCGQSSCRPACCCYCCEPTCCQITC; from the coding sequence ATGGCCTGCTGCAACACCAGCTTCTGTGGATTCCCCAGCTGTTCCTGTGGGACCTGTGGCTCCGGCTGCTGCCAGTCCAGCTGCTGCCAGCCAACCTGCTGCCAGACCAGCTGCTGCCAGCCAACTTGCTGCCAGACCAGCTGCTGCCAGCCTAGCTGCTGCCAGCCAACCTGCTGCCAGACCAGCTGCTGCCAGCCCAGCTGCTGTGGGAcagggtgtgggaccagctgtgGCACTGGCTGTGGCCAGGGTGGTGGCTGTGGAGCTATGAGCTGCCGCACCAGATGGTGCCGCCCTGACTGCCGTGTGGAGGacacctgcctgcctccctgctgcGTGGTGAGCTGCACCCCCCCAACCTGCTGCCAGCTGCACCATGCCCAGGCCTCCTGCTGCCGCCCATCCTACTGTGGGCAGTCCTCCTGCCGCCCAgcctgctgctgctactgctgtgAGCCCACCTGCTGCCAGATCACCTGCTAA
- the LOC112316345 gene encoding keratin-associated protein 9-3-like — translation MACCNTSFCGFPSCAGGTCGSSCCQPSCCQPTCCQPSCCGTGCGTSCGTGCGQGGSCGAMSCRTRWCRPDCRVEDTCLPPCCVTSCTPPTCCQLHHAQASCCRPSYCGQSSCRPACCCYCCEPTCCQPTC, via the coding sequence ATGGCCTGCTGCAACACCAGCTTCTGTGGATTCCCCAGCTGTGCCGGTGGGAcctgtggctccagctgctgccagcccagctgctgccagccAACCTGCTGCCAGCCCAGCTGCTGTGGGACCgggtgtgggaccagctgtgGCACTGGCTGTGGCCAGGGTGGTAGCTGTGGAGCTATGAGCTGCCGCACCAGATGGTGCCGCCCTGACTGCCGTGTGGAGGACACCTGCCTGCCCCCCTGCTGCGTGACGAGCTGTACCCCCCCGACCTGCTGCCAGCTGCACCATGCCCAGGCCTCCTGCTGCCGCCCATCCTACTGTGGGCAGTCCTCCTGCCGCCCAgcctgctgctgctactgctgtgAGCCCACCTGCTGCCAGCCCACCTGCTAA
- the LOC112316343 gene encoding keratin-associated protein 9-3: MACCNTSFCGFPSCSCGTCGSGCCQSSCCQPTCCQTSCCQPTCCQTSCCGTGCGTSCGTGCGQGGGCGAMSCRTRWCRPDCRVEDTCLPPCCVTSCTPPTCCQLHHAQASCCRPSYCGQSSCRPACCCYCCEPTC; this comes from the coding sequence ATGGCCTGCTGCAACACCAGCTTCTGTGGATTCCCCAGCTGTTCCTGTGGGACCTGTGGCTCCGGCTGCTGCCAGTCCAGCTGCTGCCAGCCAACCTGCTGCCAGACCAGCTGCTGCCAGCCAACCTGCTGCCAGACCAGCTGCTGTGGGAcagggtgtgggaccagctgtgGCACTGGCTGTGGCCAGGGTGGTGGCTGTGGAGCTATGAGCTGCCGCACCAGATGGTGCCGCCCTGACTGCCGTGTGGAGGACACCTGCCTGCCCCCCTGCTGCGTGACGAGCTGCACCCCCCCGACCTGCTGCCAGCTGCACCATGCCCAGGCCTCCTGCTGCCGCCCATCCTACTGTGGGCAGTCCTCCTGCCGCCCAgcctgctgctgctactgctgtgAGCCCACCTGCTGA
- the LOC112316458 gene encoding keratin-associated protein 9-3-like, whose product MACCNTSFCGFPSCSSGTCGSGCCQSSCCQPTCCQTSCCQPTCCQTSCCQPTCCGTGCGTGCGTSCGTGCGQGGSCGAVSCRTRWCRPDCRVEDTCLPPCCVTSCTPPTCCQLHHAQASCCRPSYCGQSSCRPACCCYCCEPTCCQSTCCEPIC is encoded by the coding sequence ATGGCCTGCTGCAACACCAGCTTCTGTGGATTCCCCAGCTGTTCCAGTGGGACCTGTGGCTCCGGCTGCTGCCAGTCCAGCTGCTGCCAGCCAACCTGCTGCCAGACCAGCTGCTGCCAGCCAACCTGCTGCCAGACCAGCTGCTGCCAGCCAACCTGCTGTGGGACAGGGTGTGGGACCgggtgtgggaccagctgtgGCACTGGCTGTGGCCAGGGTGGTAGCTGTGGAGCTGTGAGCTGTCGTACCAGATGGTGCCGCCCTGACTGCCGTGTGGAGGACACCTGCCTGCCCCCCTGCTGCGTGACGAGCTGCACCCCCCCAACCTGCTGCCAGCTGCACCATGCCCAGGCCTCCTGCTGCCGCCCATCCTACTGTGGGCAGTCCTCCTGCCGCCCAgcctgctgctgctactgctgtgAGCCCACCTGCTGCCAGTCCACCTGTTGTGAGCCCATCTGCTAA